In Canis lupus familiaris isolate Mischka breed German Shepherd chromosome 24, alternate assembly UU_Cfam_GSD_1.0, whole genome shotgun sequence, a single genomic region encodes these proteins:
- the TTPAL gene encoding alpha-tocopherol transfer protein-like, with product MSEESDSLRTSPSAASLSENELPPPPEPPGYVCSLTEELVTKAREELQEKPEWRLRDVQALRDMVRKECPTLSTSLDDAFLLRFLRARKFDYDRALQLLVNYHSCRRSWPEVFNNLKPSALKDVLASGFLTVLPHTDPRGCHILCIRPDRWIPSNYPITENIRAIYLTLEKLIQSEETQVNGIVILADYKGVSLSKASHFGPFIAKKVIGILQDGFPIRIKAVHVVNEPRIFKGIFAIIKPFLKEKIANRFFLHGSDLNSLHTNLPRSILPKEYGGTAGELDITAWNAVLLASEEDFVREFCPPVSVCDSILGQALPTEGLASDAQCDDSLRAVKSQLYSCY from the exons ATGTCAGAAGAAAGTGACTCTCTGCGAACCAGCCCCTCTGCGGCCTCACTCTCGGAAAATGAGCTGCCGCCCCCGCCCGAGCCTCCCGGCTACGTGTGCTCGCTGACAGAGGAGCTGGTCACCAAAGCCAGGGAAGAGCTGCAGGAGAAGCCGGAATGGAGGCTCCGAGATGTGCAGGCCCTCCGTGACATGGTGCGGAAGGAGTGCCCGACCCTGAGCACCTCTCTGGATGATGCCTTCCTCCTGCGCTTCCTCCGCGCCCGCAAGTTCGATTACGACCGGGCCCTACAGCTGCTGGTCAACTACCACAGCTGCAGGAGAAGCTGGCCCGAAGTCTTCAACAACCTGAAGCCCTCGGCCTTAAAGGATGTCCTCGCTTCCGGATTCCTCACTGTGCTGCCCCACACTGACCCCCGAGGCTGCCACATCCTGTGCATCCGCCCAG ACAGATGGATACCGAGCAACTATCCAATTACCGAAAACATCCGAGCCATATACTTGACATTAGAAAAACTCATTCAGTCTGAAGAAACCCAGGTGAATGGAATTGTAATTCTTGCAGACTACAAAGGAGTGAGCTTATCAAAAGCATCTCACTTTGGCCCTTTTATAGCCAAAAAGGTGATTGGCATCCTTCAG GACGGCTTCCCCATTCGGATAAAAGCAGTCCATGTAGTGAATGAACCTCGAATATTTAAAGGCATTTTTGCCATCATAAAACCATTTCTGAAGGAGAAAATAGCAAACAGA TTTTTCCTCCATGGGTCTGACCTGAACTCTCTCCACACAAACCTTCCAAGAAGCATTCTCCCCAAGGAGTATGGTGGCACGGCTGGAGAGCTGGACATCACTGCCTGGAATGCCGTGCTCCTGGCCTCAGAGGAGGACTTTGTGAGGGAGTTCTGCCCACCTGTCTCCGTCTGCGACAGCATCCTGGGCCAGGCCCTGCCGACGGAGGGGCTAGCCTCAGATGCGCAGTGTGACGATTCCCTACGGGCCGTGAAATCACAGCTGTACTCCTGCTACTAA